CTATCACTAGTGAATTCTCGTTTGTTCTGTATTTTAAACTAAATGTGGTATAACAATTAAAAGTTGTTGTGTTAATGGATTGCAATAATGAAAGAACTGCCTTTTGTATTTATTGCCAAAAGTATAATGTGTTGCACTTTAATTAAGGAACCACCCTTTTACATTTATAGTGCAAGCAACATCTAGTTCTTTTATGTATTGTGATTTGTGACCTATTAAATGTTGGAGGACAAAGGCTGGTATGACATCTACTGCTGAAAGTATCACCGAGAGCCTACGTCGGTCTCGCCAGTTGATGGTTCAGGTTAGCATCTCCATGTGTTTAATTGATATCTTGAATGCTACTGGCTTATTGCTCTTAAACTTGAAGCTAATTGTTATAGATGTCCACATGAAATGGAAATGAGTGCAAATACCTTGGCAACTTTTGGTATGTATTCCTATGCTCTTAATTAAGCCTGTAGTCTGTATTCATAGTTTTTATCATTTTCTGAAcgactatttttttttgtttgctaaATCTCTTGAGCAAAAATAACTTCATCTTAATTTTGATGATTCATGTGATGGATCACTGTGGATAAAAGAGTGGCTGCTTGTAGATGATAGGGATCAATGATTGTAGTTAGTTCCGTACGTTTATATTTGAGCTTTTCTCCGAGTATGCTTTGTTATTTAACTATAAGAAGTTTGTCTGTTGTCAGTAAAAAATTACAGCACATACCTGTAGTATGAATCATAatgttttcttattttctcGCATTTTCAAAACAAGAGTCAAGTTGCCACTTGCAaactaatttattaaaatttgCAGATGAATCAATAAGTGTTCTCCGGAAGGCTGAAGGTGTATATCAAGGGCACCACTCTTTGCTGATGCGTACCCGTGGTTTGCTCTCCATGATGCAACAGCAAGATGTTCTTGATAGGTAGGTACTCTCAATCTTTTTTACAGTTCTAAACTGGCATGACTGCCAATCAGAGTAAAACGTGGTCATGTAGCCTGCATGCTAGCCAAATAACTGAAAGACATGTCTATATATAATGTGTACAGCTACTAATAGCTCTTCACATTTTGCAAATTAGTATCTACGAACCACACCCATCATCCATGGCTCCACTTGTTGAAAATGTGACAAATGCTATAACTGCCAGTACACAACTATCATTTGTTCGGATAATTCGAGTCATTGCATAGCAAAAACAGTGGCTTGCAGAAAACACGCTGGCATTTGCGTTGCATATATTACACAAGTTTGAAACTAAACAAACATCTAAAGAAAATTAACAAGTATATAAAAAGCCTTTTAAAAGTGTGTGTAAAAGACGTCATAACCACCAGTCAGTCATAGAATAAACAAGCTCTGGCAACCTTCTTTACTACCTCCTCGATGTTCTCTGCGCCTTGTTGCAGACGATACATTAGTTGTGCTTAGTAAAGGTGAAAAGGCACACATTTTGTGGATTGCTTAAGTTAGGGTCATAGGTTCTCTTATGAAAACAGATAGTATTGCTCCAATCTTCAAAGTCCTATTATTTGTAGCTTTGCATCTCCAAGAACGCGTGGGATGCATTAAGGATGCATATTCTCCTTGTTTGAAGGAAGCTTAGTCCAATAACACTCCAGGCATGACTGTTTATTCCTCATTCTCAGCAGTTTGTATGATATCCTGAAACAAAAAAATCGCTTAAGTAATATGTCAGCTGCCTTTTGTGCTATGCAGTCGATTTCTTATCTGCAAGAAAACTTTCTACCTGTCTAATAACAATTTTGTGTGTTGTGCCAATTGCTAATTAGATATGTTTCCCAGGATTATTCTGGCTATTGGCTTTCTCATTTTCTCCTTGGTGGTTCTTTTATCTCGAGATGTATTGGTCTGTTGACGCTGCAAAGGAAACTGGCTGATGCCATCAGATCAGGTTCATTAGCAGCTGAGGACATTGTAGGAAAAGCCTAGCATGGACCTGCCCCAGCAAATGTTCCACCTCCTGCTCCTCCCATTTATGATGAACTGTGATCCACTTTTGTCAATGTACACTAACCTTTGGGAATAATTTTAGTGCGTGCTGTCAAAGGTAAAATAAGGAATTGAAATTCGTCAGATAGTCTGCTGTGATCGTGCACCGACCTAGTGCCAGCCTTGTTCATTTGAAATTTGTAATGGTTTTGGTTACAGAGGTATGCTAGTGAATTTCAGGAGATCTCTTCGCTGGTGAAAACGATAAACTGATTCACTGAAGAAGCATTCACCTGAACTAAGTGTAGTGTTTTTGCCTTCCATTATTAGAGCATATTTACATCACCAACACCATTATGGCTCAAATCGTTCTCTGACTTGTAACCGGTAGAATCGTGTTGAATATTAAATTATGAGGTGTATACACACAAGAAGTATATCATATATGGATATGGTACATCTACACATTTTTAACAACTTTTGATATTGCGGATTCGAATCTGCGAGACCTGTTATACTCGGAGATTTCAAGAATCTATTCTAGGATGGTCTTAATTAGGTTAACCAACTAGTTTCTAGGTGCGATTTGGCTATCTTGTCTTGGTTAACAAGATGAAGAATTCActatcgactatgtctagattCAGAGCAGAGACATGACCCTTATATAAAGCAGGGATCTAGACCCTCAGAGGGGGAACTCAACAGACTAATACATACGCAACTTGGCGCAAGCAACAGCAGGACCATAGTCATCAGAGATATTCGACGACTACTTTAGAATAGTTTAGATCCGATCGGCTCTATTGTAAAAGGTCTAGTCATATTGCTTATACTCGAGACAATTcatatacaacatcatccacacAAGATGTAGGATATTACTCTGTATtgaggtctgaacctgtctacATCGTATCTCTTATTTCTTGCTCGATCTCTAATCTTGAAGATACCCTAGTTCAATTACGAATATATTATCaagaactaatcttcgatagttgGAACTCCAGGTAGAGGCCTTCATCTGTTTttcaggatcgatcatgtctcaagtgcgcGTCTGTGTCGGATTCCTCGACAACagcttctatgaccactttgaGTCAGCGGCAGTCATCTTCGCATCACCTCCTATCGGCTCTGAAATCATCTTCGGAACTATGGCATACCACTAGGACAATCAAGGTGGATTGATCTACACCGATATTATTGAGTCCAGCCTATTAGACGCATACTGCGAGGTTGGGCACCTCGACTGGGATCCTAAGGAACCTAGCGTTCTTCAGCTCATGGACACCGATAGCAACGGTGATCACGAGAGCAGCGATAATAGTTCCACCAGCAATCAGAGCAGCCAAATAGATCGATTCGTATTCATGGTCGTAGCTGTCGATGGAACACCTATTGAACATAACTTGGGAGATCCAGACGCTATGGTAAACAATGGTACTAGAATCCTTGAGGATCTAGCGATGGCGACTGTTGCCTTAGGTGCCAGTATCGCGGAGGAGGTACCCCCGACCATTGTCCCTGACACCACTCTTCATCAACGGACCACATAAGGTCACATGCACCCTGACCTTCAACGATGACTTGCTATGGAAACACCTCCCGGTCAAGTGCTTCCCCTAGCAATAGCTCCAAGATCGAGGAACGAGCTCCCTTGGAACAGCGACCATGGGGTGACGTTAGCTCAACCGCAGCCGAGTATTGGTAGTAGTGCCTTCAGTACTCTTGATGCCAACGTCCAAGGTGCACATCTAATTCTAAGATCTTTCCTAGAATTGGATCCGACAAATCACTTAACCAAGATGGTCAACCAGCTGAAGACTCTGCTCGATGTAGCTCAGATCTAAACTGTTCAAAAATAACCCTAGTGGCTCTTGGTACCCTAGCAGGCAAGGCACTAGTTCGAGGAGTCACGGACACAGACATCCTCGAGTCGAGGGATCGCAACgagaagctcaggtggtcgagcttGAGCACATCCCTGCAGATCAAACTGTAACTACCCGATCCATAGGCATAGGAATCAGGACAACCTGAGGAACTGCATCCCTCATGATAGGCATGATTTATGGGAGGTGATCGACAATCGTTGTGAGGAGTGCCGCGAGGATGACCGGCGTTACAACAACTACAGATCTCCAACACAAGATGGTCGATGTGACTCCCCTGTCCGTAGGAACAAGTGTGGTAGCCCTCCCCATCACCTCCTAAAGAGTTCGACAGAGGTTGTGAAACCTTCGCACCTGAGCTTCGGTCGATACGATGTCCCGAGAAGTTTAAAGCAAGTTCGATCTAGAAATACGATGAGAAGCTCAACCCTAACGAGTGGTTATAGATATACACCACTATCATTCGAGCGGCTGGCAGTGATAACAAGGTAATGGCTAATTACCTACTAACCGCCCTCGATGGACTTGCAAGGTCTTGGTTATTGAACCTGCCCTCCAACTTGATCCGATCATGGACCGAGCTGAAGGCttagttcatcgccaacttccaaGGTACATTCCAGCGTCTGGGAACGGAAGACGATCTTCATCAGCTGAACCAAGGTAATGAAGAATATCTTTGTGACTTCATTCGGAGGTTTAGTTGATAGGCACAACATGATCCCAGACATCTTCGATGGGTCGGGcatcatcaccttcaagagAGACGTCAAGGACAAAGATCTTGTCGGGAAGTTGGCTACCTGGAAGATCAATACAATCGAGGAACTCTTCAAGCTAGCTGACAAGTGTGCAAATGGTGCTGAAGCCCTGACACATGCCAAGAACCCTCAGTCTGACAAGGACAAGCCCGAGTCTTCAaagaatgaggggaagaagaaaaaacctgGTGACAAGCAGAAGGGTCTAGACACAATCATAGTCGCGGTTGATAGGAGCAAGTCACGCAATGCCAGAGATAATAAGGGCCTGAGACATGATGGCAGGAAGTGGTGTCCTTTTCATCGGACCAAGCAACATGACTTTGATGAGTACCACACTATCAACAATAAGCTCAAAGATAAGCTAAAGACTGCTATTGTAGAATATCACAGCAAACAGGTCAAGCCATACGCTAAGGATGACGAGCCTGGATTCCACGAGGCTAGCCAGaacttggcacacatcttcagaggatccaTCGCGTATGAGTCCAAGAGACAATATAAGGTGATTGAAAGGGAGGTCAACCTGGCTTTGACTGGGCCTCcccgatacctcaagtggtcggacgTCTTGATCACCTTCGGTCAAGTTGACCACCCAGCCGTAGTTTCACACCCAGGTTGGTATCTAGTTGTGGTCCAGCCCACTATCCTCAACGTCAAGGTCTTCAGAACCTTGGTCGACGAAGGTAGctcactcaacctcatcttcaccaAGACGTTAGACAAGATGGGGAACCAAAGTTTAGAGCTCAAGACAGAAGCTGAGCCTTTCCACGATATAACTCCAAACCTATCGACCATGCCCCTTGTCCAGATCGAGTTGCTGGTCATGTTCGGCGAGCCTGACAACTTCTGCACAGAGAAGCTGAACTTTGATGTTGTAGACTTCAAGATAACTTACAACGTGATCTTAGGTCGCCCAATGCCTGGTAGGTTCATGGCCGTAGTGCACTACGTATACCAGGTGCTCAAGATCCCAGACcctaaaggggtcataactaTCAAGGGAGGTCAATGTGCAGTGGTCAAGTGCGACAGGTAGAGCTTAGATATGGTCAAACACTTCGGCCGAACAACAACTACTGCAAGATGCACGGAGTCTAAGCATCAGAAACATTAATCCGCCACTAAggtcaaggactccaagctcaTGAGCCTCACTAAGGCCTCCAAGTCCGATGACGCCACCAAGGGTGAGAACAACAATGGTGCTAAGGACAAGAAGACTGGTGGTAGTGTCAAGGCAATGctgaaagtacttgatgtcgactaggggggggggggggtgaatagtcatttctgaaaattaaaactctgCAATGGATCAGACagtgtccggagactccggctcaaTCCGTATCCAGAGTATCTGAGTTCACCTGGATTGTCTAGACTATATAGTAACTCAAAATTAAAGTAAATTTAAGTAAGTCTAATATAGTCTACGAGTTACTAAAGTTAGATATAAGATGTATATGCTCCTTTCAACAATAACCCGTACTCAAATACTCGCAAAcaacaatattgaggcaaatccctaaataacaatttgaacgagtaaagtgcaagaaagtaaatggagataagatttgttcccgaagttcagccacctcacaaaaaagtgcctacgtctccgttgaggagctcacaaaaagtcaggtctttttcaaccctatcctcacgcAAGCGACCataaagatcgagctagggttcttactcaattcacgggtaatacaaacttcttgtggcactccacaaagattgggtgctctacgggtgacctcttgccgTCTAAAAGCatgaagcttcaagagaaaagaacgCAAATTGtagcttggcaagaactcaaaatgctcaaaggtttgcttgttgctctcttgctctaaatctcactccccaaaccctaactctcaaatcttgcaaagatcaagcactagaggggtttgggagggctataTAATGCTCTTGAGGGAGTTAGTTCACAGGTAGCTCAGCAGCAATAAAtggagggggtgaagaggtatttataaccttcccctaaaaactagttgttactgTGCTTTTCAGACAGACTCTgagtatccaggttcacccggagactccgggtagcacagaaactcacgcagctaacctgtcagaactagccgttacactgacttggagtatccaggttcacccggagaGACTTCGGGTAACACTTGAGAAAAACCGGCCAAACACTAGTTCGGAGGATGACCGAAAGGTCCGGAAGCATCAGGACCCAGAGACTCTGGAccaactcagagactccggcttTAGCACCATCGGCAGACAGAGGAtctttctcggagtctcactcggagactccaggacACTAACAGCCtgcggagtatccggactaacccggagactccaagcTCAGGCTTTGAAGTGAGACAGAGACTCTCTCTTGGAGTCTCAGTTGGAGACTTCGGAACGCTTACAcagtctggagtatccgggctaacttggagactccgggctcagacttAAAGCCAGACAGAGACATTCTctcagagtctcactcggagactccggagcaCTTGACAGAATCCGGAGTTTCTggactaacccggagactctgggctcaaacaactctgccctttttccCGGTGTCTGTGAGTGATTGTGtcatactttgagcactgagacactagtAAGACTTAAAAAAtgcatccctctttatagtacgatatttctaaactcaaattcaaaattaaaataaattgaaccctatgagtttcttcatgcctcttctcattctttttgagggacgtcgacttcttttaacctttttcaatgggactaaaacctgttcataaactcgataaattcattagtcccttaatcgtttgtcatcaattagccaaaacccacaaggggcctagatgcacattcAAATGCCCCTTGACCCGTTTGAGCCAACCAAGACCATCAAAATAGGGGTCGACCTTGattccaaataggaactcgagctcatcacttttctccagaaaaaccaagatgtgtttgcatggtaaCCGTTTGACATGCTcagggtccctagggaggtgatcaagcattGACTAGCTGTGGAACCAGATGCCAAATTTGTGGTACAGaagaagtgaagattcatggaGGACAGAAAacaagccatccaggaggaggttggCAACTCCTAAAGACGGGCTTCATTCGTGAGGTTCATCATACCATATGGCATGCAAATCTTGTCCTTGTGAAGAAAGCCAATAGCAAGTGAAAAATATGTGTTGACTTTATTGACCTCAACAAAActtgtcccaaggatccttttcttGTTCCTCGCATCGACTAGATTGTCAACTCTACGACAAGTTGTGCATTACTGTGTTTTcaagatgcctattcagggtatcatcAAATTAGTATGGgagtagaggatgaagaaaaaactattttttattactccctttggtgtattttgctatgtaaagatgtcttTCGGTTTGAAGAGTGATGGTGCTAGTTATCAActgtgtattcaaaattgtttaCAGCCCCAAATTGGGTGCAATGTTGAAGCTTATGTTGATAATATTGTAGTCCAATTTtgaaccaaagatgcattgattgacgacctcaaggaaacattcaataatcttagaaagTATTGTATGCTACTTAACTCCGAGAAGTGCACGTTCAGCGTCCCATCCGACAAGCTTCTCGATTTTCTAGTGTCAAGTTGAGATATTAAGGCCAACCAgggcaaaattgaggctctcgaccagatgcggtcacctcgaacactgaagaaagttcaaaaactgtcAGGATGTATAGCAGCCCTTAGTTAATAATCTCCAAGATAGGtaagcgagggatgcctttcttcaagctgctaaAGAAACAAGACCGGTTCGAGTGGATGAAAGATGCGAAGAAGACCTTTCAagatttaaaaaggtatttttCATCTCCGTTAATTCTAACCTTGCTTGatgaaaaagaggagctctttttgtacattgtagctaccccacaagttgtaagcacggttttggtggtcgaacgggaatgttCCAAAAAGAAGGCCAAGATTTAGAACCCGGTTTACTATGTGAGCAAAGTCgtacatgatgctaagctacgatactcaaaagtgcagaagttgctgtGTGCCATCTTGATGTCTTCCTGAAAGCGTCGACATTATTTCCAGGCACACAAGGTCACCATTGTGATGATGTACCCACTGAACGATGTTATACGCAATAGAGAGGCAATTGAATGAATCACGTAATAGACAGTTGAGCTCAATGAGTTCAACGTGGACTACGCACCACGTACAAGCGTTAAGTTAGGAGTATTGGCAGAATTCATTACCGAGTGGACAAGTGTTGAAGAGGCAAAGCCAAACTTGGCCAAAGACCACTTGACACTTCTCTTTGATGGATTGCTCACGCTTCatggctcgggggctgccatcatactcaaatctccaatgggTGACGAACTTAGGTACGCcattcaattagaatttaaagcttccaataatgttgcagaatacgaaGGATTAGAAAACAGGCTCCGCATAGTTAAGTCACATAGAATTAGGTGACTAGTCGTGAAAGGGGAGTCATAGCTAgttgtaaaccaagtgcaaaaggagtaccagtacTTGGATGACAACATGATAACTTATTTGAATGAGGGATGAAAGCTAAAGCAAAAGTTCGAATGGCTGGAAATCACGCACATTCGGAGAGGCGATAATTCCGCCGCAGATGAACTCGCTAGGCTCGCTTCACCTCGCTCATCAACACATGTGGGAATCTTCATCGAGAAAATCCTCAAAATGTCAGTCTTGACAGCCTCGAGCATATACGCTGCCCAACCTGATCAGCAGTCTAGTCAGGTCAGCGAGACAAAACTCACAGACACGGTAGCTGCACTACTCAAATGCGAACCAACTTTGATGACTTCATTCTGAGCCTATCTCAAAGGTCGAAAGATCCCAGACGATGATgtgtctgcagagaaaattgctcataagtccaagctatatgcTCTGGTAGatggcaagctctaccaaaaggggagtaatGAAACcttaatgaagtgcatcactcaggaagaggacaataaaatatttctcgatatccatggaggcacgtgTAGTAATAATGCGTCTTAttgcaccttggtcggaaaagttTTCTGCCAAGGGtgtattggccgactgccctcaaggatgctttcgagctggtcaaaaagtgtggA
The nucleotide sequence above comes from Phragmites australis chromosome 4, lpPhrAust1.1, whole genome shotgun sequence. Encoded proteins:
- the LOC133914665 gene encoding uncharacterized protein LOC133914665, with protein sequence MIPDIFDGSGIITFKRDVKDKDLVGKLATWKINTIEELFKLADKCANGAEALTHAKNPQSDKDKPESSKNEGKKKKPGDKQKGLDTIIVAVDRSKSRNARDNKGLRHDGRKWCPFHRTKQHDFDEYHTINNKLKDKLKTAIVEYHSKQVKPYAKDDEPGFHEASQNLAHIFRGSIAYESKRQYKVIEREVNLALTGPPRYLKWSDVLITFGQVDHPAVVSHPGWYLVVVQPTILNVKVFRTLVDEGSSLNLIFTKTLDKMGNQSLELKTEAEPFHDITPNLSTMPLVQIELLVMFGEPDNFCTEKLNFDVVDFKITYNVILGRPMPGRFMAVVHYVYQVLKIPDPKGVITIKGGQCAVVKCDR